DNA sequence from the Solea solea chromosome 12, fSolSol10.1, whole genome shotgun sequence genome:
TATAATACAGTTCTAACTTTCGTAGTCCTCCATTTCCTCAACACTCTGATACCTTGTTTGGAGGCTTCGTAGAGGTCGGTGATGGGGATGTCAGCCGTGTCGTTGCTGTTGCTTGGATATGGTTCACTGAAGCCATACATATGGAGCAGCTGCCAGTTGGCCATTTGGCCGTAGGTGTTAAACACCTCCTCGCCTTTACAAATGTGCCGCACGCAAACCATCTTCAGACAGTCCTGAGAAAAATGAAACAGTGCAGagataaaaaatttaaataaactaaaagtctaaaaatgttttagtcAAAACAGAATTTTGAAAACAAGTGGAAgttgaaataagaaaaacatttttctattGCTGGGACTGGACTTCAGGTGATCCATGTCCTCTGTTTACAGActcatttatgaaaataatcgttatttgCCGCCTTAGACACTATAAATAAACTTCCTGCTCAGGCTATAATGAAATGAATATCGTGTCGTAAAGACCACAACATTAATTAATACATGTTCAGatacaataaatcaataattaacTAATAAATGAACAGCTTACCGGTGTGAACTCCAGATTAGCATTGTGCTGTGACACATGGTTCAGCATGTCTGCCATGGGAACCATCATGGGTGGATTAGGGGCCTTTTCCTCGtcctcatcgtcatcatcatcatcttcatcgtcctcgtcctcgtcctcctctgccTGTGGCTCTTGAAAACTGGAGGGAGAAATCGGAAGAGGACACCATTTTAGGACACACACTCTTTATGAATGCACACTCTTGTGTCATGTTCACTGACCTGTAGGCCATGACGAAGGCCACCAGCTGTGTGTacagctccagtgtgtgtgtgctggggtTCCAGAGGTCAGGATGCTTGGTGATGAACGGCAGGGCTACATCTGTGTACTCCTTATGGATGTTAGCCAGATCTGTGTCCACAGCCTTTGGAATACCTGTTCCTCTCagcagtctgtctctctcctctttagACCTGAAAGGATGGACTGTGACTTACTGCGATGAAAGCTTACAGATTCAACGGATTAGACACTGTTTCTTACCAGAACATGGGATGATCCAGTGTCTTGAagtctgtccacagagacagGTAGGGTCTCCAGTGGGACTGTGAGGATGTGTACTCATACAGCAGCGCCAACAGAAGGGGAACCCAGCCTGAAGAGCTCTCCAGAGTTGACTTCTCTGTAAAGGGAAATAGGAAATTCACAGCTTGACCTTTTAATCTTCAGAAAACCATCTTTataaaccaaccaaccaactgttACCTTTCTCCAGGAGGGCAGAAACCTTGGCTGTTCCCTGGTGAAGTAGAGCTGATCTGGGGATGGTGAATAAAACTTCCCCCAACTCTATGTTATCCTTTGCCAGCATCCCGTACTCTGCGACTGTTCCCTCTTTACTCACATAAACCTGTTAGGGAAAGAATCCAATGAAAATGATGGGGAGGCACAAGGTGGGTTTGTGTGAGAGGTTTAAAGGAGGAAGTATGAGACACAGAGGTGTTATTTAAAAGATATGGGTGAGAGAGCACAGGAAGGAGAActgttgacttgtttttaaaagaacacaAGTATCGCTTTAATAAGATATGAGTGAGTATAGGAGGTGTCAATATGTGACAGTGTCAAAACTGAGAGAACAGATTGATTTTTAGATGTAATTTGAACAGCAGGAGATTGTCTGTAATTGCTTACTTAattatcaacatttaaaaaatgtattaatagatttcaatgtgttttttattgaattgaataaatTAAAACCAGTCAACAACTGGTCAACATTTCCTCACATTTCATGGATCAAACAACCAATGAACTGCCCATGggtcagacagacacagacaactTAAAAAGAATACACAGTACAATGACAGAATGTACCATACCTTACTGCTGAGCACAAGCCCGACTTTGTTGCACCACTGTAGAAAATCCTCCAGAGGGGTGATTTCTGAGCTGTCATCCAACTGTCAGCAACAGAGTCAAACAGCCACAGAAAACATTAGAGCTTCACTAGCATGATGTGACCTCAAGCTGCAGTTTTCCATTCAGTGCTACAAATTCACAGGACTTCAAACGGAGTATTGAAATGGGGAAGAAAGGAGATTTAAGTAACTTTGAATGTGGCCGAACAGGTTGGTCTGTGTAAACGGATTCTCCATGCACAACCATCCCATATCCACTAATAATTTGAGTTTGTGACTAAATACAACAAAGGGATGCAGTCAGAAGTCCATCTCTGAATGGGCGACAGCAGCAGAGGGTCATAACCAGCGCCACCTTATTATaaaaggtgtacctaataatgtggccaGTGAGTGCAGAAGACTCTTGGTACAGCTCACATGCAGAAATGCAACATCATATTTCGAGATCATAATCACGTGGAAAGAACAGTGTGCAGCCAAAATAAGTTGTGTCTGGATGAGTGGAGACTAATATCTCATATATTAGATATTagaacatgtaaaacacattttaaaactggAAAGTTTCAAAAGTCTTGCATAGACGTGCGAATTATGCTCCATACACAATATCAGTGATAATTCAATTTGGATTAGTGATTTCAAATGAAATATTATCAGTATTTGCTGTTTTTGAGTGGTAGTAAAACATTACACAATCATAACGTCATCCAACGGACGTAGCACATTACAAACACGAGGCTAAAGTTAACTCAACGGTTGCGGCTATTTAACTAACAGCTTGTATCATACGGTCCGCTAATTCTGTACACCCACGATATTCTTAATATTTTGTGCTAAGtgtaaaacaaaggttttaacCTTGAGTAGTTTTGCTCCCGTTGCCATTTCTGTAAACGTGATGCCAATACTACAACTAAATACTGATCAACTTAGCTGACAGCTAACTACGGCAAGCGGGCAGGGACACACAGGCCGTTACTACTGGAAGAATCAAGCTGACATGTAAGGAAATCCGCATCCGGCTTTCAAGTTAAAACAGTGAGCCCGTGCACgtttgaaaagacattttagaatgaggaaaaaaaataggaaaattgGATCCCAATGGATCCCAATTTTGAgttaaattaaaactattttttttccatatattGTGGACAAGActgttcaggacatctatgactactAATATacttaaaatcatttttaccgtacattgttttgttttttaaaaaatttcaaattaaaagtccaacatttacatttttttatcgtAGAAATTCTCAACCGAATTTGCTCAAGCGAAACAAAATTGTCCATACGTTCTGGACAAGACTGGCTTGGTTGTATGACTACTCGCATacttaaaatcagacattttttttttagaaattcaAATTAAAGTCTGTTTATGGCTTCATACACTTACAAAATCCAGGTATACGGTCTCTGAAAATCATAGCTGTATTTTTCTATCACGAGTGAAAATGGTCTtccatataaacaaacatgtgtatCATGGAAGCAGACAGTAgataaagtgtgactttttgtgACAGTGGTGTCTCCTCAAGGATAAAGTGGATATGTTTCAGCTGTCATTTGTATTTCTATTCATCTAAAGTGATTTTACTGATATCCCTTTTTATAAAAGAGGAAATTTATTTTCAACGTGGTTCTGTCGTATAAATATGTTGGTCTGTGTGATGTAGTATCCTCTGATCACCACTGGTCGGCGGGATTCAATCAGTTTTCCGACTCTACGTATGCCACATCAGCAGTCTGATGAGTAGCTGTGGGGATCCAAACTTAGACATGTTCCCCAAGTTTAtatggctcgttggtctaggggcatgattctcgcttagggtgcgagaggtcccgggttcaaatcccggacgagccctgcTTTTTCCTAATTTTCCTAACTTACACAATAACATCTTCATGGGAAGGATATCTTAAGAAATCAAACATTtctttatatgtttatttttatactgAATGGCTCGCATGTATTGCAGGTTATGAGGAAGAAGACagaaattaacacattttagaAAGAAAGTAGCACATTTTCTCATAAGAAAAAATTATTATTGGTCCACCCAATAGAttatgaataaaagaaaaacaaagagttgaatcaaaaagtaagaaaaagctgcagtaatGAGctttacaaataataaaacattagcAATCCTTTGATAGGCTCAAACAAAGAGGGTCACTAATATAGTATACAaagtaaatatatacagtatctaatATGTAAAAACATATAGTAAGTAC
Encoded proteins:
- the setd6 gene encoding N-lysine methyltransferase setd6, whose product is MATGAKLLKLDDSSEITPLEDFLQWCNKVGLVLSSKVYVSKEGTVAEYGMLAKDNIELGEVLFTIPRSALLHQGTAKVSALLEKEKSTLESSSGWVPLLLALLYEYTSSQSHWRPYLSLWTDFKTLDHPMFWSKEERDRLLRGTGIPKAVDTDLANIHKEYTDVALPFITKHPDLWNPSTHTLELYTQLVAFVMAYSFQEPQAEEDEDEDDEDDDDDDEDEEKAPNPPMMVPMADMLNHVSQHNANLEFTPDCLKMVCVRHICKGEEVFNTYGQMANWQLLHMYGFSEPYPSNSNDTADIPITDLYEASKQGIQSDLDRQLIEEQWEMVHELIQEKEAFVFGKHGCLTDTELHTALKVLCMSKQEFSEFIENEGWEEVDEDEEAISFSLSNDGLPELEASWKRLIHKTILLTLKSYGDDVDRDRALIEDQAALSKLSSRQQKALQVRFGQTSILYKLLELTGS